GAGGAAATCATGAAGGCGCAGCGCATCAGCGGCTCGGTGAAGGGCTGCCGCAGGTCGAACTGGTAGACGCGTTTGCCCTGGAGGCCGAATTGCGGGATCAGCGCGTCCAGGTTCGTGTCGTGGACGAGCGGGCCGATCAGGAAGGCCGCGTCTTCCTCACCATTGCCCTCGCCCTTCCGCTCCCGGGCCACCATCGCAGCCTCGCACATGGCATCGAAGTAGCCGGGTGGCAGCTTCGAATCCTGGTCGAGCAGGAAGAAGAGTTCGGCGCCCCGCGCTTCGAGGTCGATGATGCCGCGGTTGAAGGCGCCCGCGATGCCGCCGCGGTTGCCGTTGTGCAGCACCGAAACGCCCGCATCGACGAGCGCCGCATGCCAATCGCCCACCTGCGGCGTGTTGTCGACCACGCAGAGGTGCGGACACGAGGCCGCCAGCGAATGGAGGTTCGCCACTTGCTCGCCGGTCGGGAAATAGGTGACGACGACGGCACCGAACGGGAAGGACATCCTCGGCGTCAGCCGGCCGCCGTGGCCACCACCAGCGAACGCGGGCGCATGTCCTGCCAGTTCGCCGCGATGTAGGCGCTGCAGGCGTCGCGGTCGGTCGGCGCCAGCGCCACCTGCCAGCCGGCGGGCACGGCGATGAAGGCGGGCCACAGCGAGTGCTGGCCCTCGTCGTTCACCAGCACCTGGAAGCTGGCGTTCTTGTCGTCGAACGGGTTGCTCATCTGGGATTTCCTTTGTCGTATGGGGTTCAGGTTCAAGCCATTTCCGCGGATGCGAAGGTTTGCAGAAGTGCCTCGAGGGCGCCGGCGATGCCGGTCAGCGCGCGATGGCAAGCGAAGTCCTCACGCAGCACCGCCGCACGCTGGCGATAGGTCGAGTTGCCCAGTACCTTGCGCACCGCGTCGCCGACCTGGCGCGCGGTCGGCTGGCCGGTGGCGAGGTTGATGCCCGCGCCCGACCAGGCCACGCGCGCGGCGATCTCGGGCTTCTCTTCGGAGGTGCCGGCCACCACCAGCGGCACACCGAGGCTCAATGCATGGTTGACCGAGCCGTAGCCGCCGTTGGTGACCATCGCGTGCAGCTTGGGCAGCAGCCGGTCGTAGGGCAGGAACGGCACCACGCGGGCGTTGGCGGGCAGGTTCACCGTCAGGGCGGGCGGCACCGGGCCGCCGGTGGTGGCGATGACGAGGATGTTCTTGTCGCCGGCCAGCGCCTGCAGCGTCGGGCCGATCAGCTGCGACGGATTCTGGTTGGCCAGCGTGCCCTGCGTGACCAGCACGACCGAGCGGCCGTCGTCCAGCTCGTGCCACCACTCGGGCGGCGTGAAGTCGCGGCTCGCGGGCGAGAGCAGCGGGCCGACGAAATGCACCGACGCGGGCAGGTCGCTGCGCGGGTATTCGAACGAAGGCGCGGTGAGCTGCAGGTAAAGATCGGGCAGCTTCACCATCGCATCGACGAAGAAATCGGGCAGCGCGGCCAGGCCCGAACGCGCGAGCAGCGTGTCGAAGTAGCGTTGCACCTCGCCGAACATCGCCTGTTTGAGGTTGGCGTTCATCGCCTTGTTGCGCACCCGCCCTTCCGGCGTGGACGACGGCGGCAGCGCGGTGCCGAAGAAGGCGGTGTCGCAGCTCGAGAGCGGCAGCGCCGAGATGCCGATGCCGACGATGGCCGGGCGGTCTTCGCGCTCCTTGCCTAGCAGCAGCGGGAAAGTGCCGCAGAACATCGTGTCGACCACGATGGCATCGGCCTCGAAGTCTTCGAGGATCGATTGCAGGCCCGCATGCTGCGCGGCCATCGCATCGGCAAAGAAGTGCTTCAGGCCGAAGCACAGCTGCGCATGCGCCGAGGCGATGCGCTGGCGCTCGGGAAAGCGCTTGTCCAGGTCGCGGTAGTCGAAGTCGATCGTGCGCTCGAAGGGCGTGAAGCCCGCACCGGTCGCCTCGGCCTGCGCCCTGAACTGGCTCGCGGTGTGCACCCGCACCTCGTGCCCCTGGTTCACCAGATGCTGCGCGATGGCCAGCATCGGCAGGACGTGTCCCGGCAAGGCGGTTGCTGCGATGAGATAGCGTGCCATTCCGTGTGCTCCTATGAAGTGGTGGTTTCCAGGGCGCGGCGCGCCTTGGTGTCGATGCCCAGGTCGACGAAGTAGCGCTGCAGCAGGTCGCGGTCCACCGGGCGGATCGGCGCGCCGATGGCCTCGAGCTGCGCATGCGTGGCCGCGCCGCTCACCTGCGGCGGCGTGGCCGTGGTGTCGTAGCGGTCGAGGATGGCGAGCACCGCGGCCAGGTCGCGGTCATGCGCGACGGCCAGCCGTGCATGCGCGCGCTGCAGCCAGGGCTCCAGCCCGACCGGCTCCAGCCGCATGCCCATGCGCTCGAAGACGTGCGGAATGTCGCGCACCCGCAGCGCCGCCTGGCTCATCAGGTGGAACACCTGGCCCCACGAGGCCTCCTGCGCCGCAAGGCCGAGGATGGCGCGCGCCACGTCGTCCACCGGTGTGAGGTTGAGCGGCAGGTCCATATCGGGAATCGCTTCCAGGTCGGCATAGAGATGCGCCACGCGCCAGATCAGGTCGTCGGCATTGCAGATCGCGTGCGTGTGGTCGCCGGTGACTGCCCCCAGCCGGTAGATCGCCACCGGCATGCCGCGCGCCTGCGCCTCGCGGGCCAGCGCATCGCCGACCCACTTGCTCTGGCTGTAGCCGTCGACCAGCCCGCTCCATGAGGCCAGCGCCGATTGCTCGGTGATGGTGTCTTCCTTGTTGTTCTGGTCGATCACAGCCAGCGTGGAGACGTAGTGCATGCTCTTCGCGCGCCCCTGCGCCGTCCATTCGAGCAGCGTGACCACGCTGTCGACGTTCGCGGGCTTGAGGCTCGCGTAGGGATGCAGGAAGTCGACCTGCGCGGCGCAGTGGTAGATGGCGTCGCAGCCGTCGCGCACCAGTTGCACGGCAGCGTCATCGAGGCCCAGGCGCGGCTTGCCGAGGTCGCCGGTCACGACCTTGATGCGCGCGTTGTCCCAGATCGCACCGAGCTGGCGCTGGGCCAGCGTGCGCTTGAGGCGCTGCTCGCCGGCCTGCTCGTCGGGCGCGCGCACGTGGCAGACCACGCAGGCCGCGGTGTCGCGCAACAGCGCGGCCAGCAGGTGACTGCCGACGAAGCCGCTCGCGCCGGTGAGGAACACGCGGCGCGGTGCGAGCTTCGGTGCAGTGGCCTGCGGGCGGATGTGCGCGGGCAGGTCGAGCTCGCGCGACAGGTCCAGCGCCTCGACCGTGCCGCCTTCGTTGTCGAGCCAGGCGGCCAGGTCGGCAATCGTCGGGCGGTTGTAGACCTCGGCGTGCGGGAAGTCCGCGCGCACCTGCTGGCGGATGCGCATGCCCAGCTGGATCGCCATGAGCGAATGCCCGCCGATCTCGAAGAAGTTGTCGTGGATGCCGACACGCTCCAGGTGCAGCGTCTCGGACCAGAGGCCCGCGAGCAGTTTCTCGGTCGGCGTGCGGGGCTCCACGTACAGCGCGGCGGGCTGCTGGTCGGGCACCGGCAGCGCCTTCTTGTCGAGCTTGCCGCTTTGCGTGAGCGGCAGCGACGGCAGGCGCACGAAGGCCGAAGGCACCATGTAGTCGGGCAAGGCCTGCGCCATGTGGGCGCGCAGCTCGGTGGGCTGCGGCTCGGAACCGGCGACGAAGTAGGCGACCAGGCGCTTCTCGCCGGGCACGTCCTCGCGGGCGATCACGGCGGCCTGCGTGATCAACGGGTGCTTGAGCAGCACGGATTCGATCTCGCCCGGCTCGATGCGGAAGCCCCGGATCTTCACCTGCTGGTCGGCGCGGCCGAGGAAGTCGAGCGTGCCGTCGGCGCGCCAGCGTGCGAGGTCGCCGCTGCGGTACATGCGGCTGCCGGGCGCGCCATGCGGGTCGGCGATGAAGCGTTCCGCACTCAATGCCGGCCGGTTGAGATAGCCGCGCGCCACGCCGCTGCCGGCGATGTAGAGCTCGCCCGCGACACCCGGCGGCACCGGTTGCAGGGCGCTGTCGAGCACATACATCCGCGTGTTCCAGATCGGCTGGCCGATGGAGGGCAACTCCTCGGCCGTCATCGGCGCGCTCATGCTCGCGCAGATGGTGATCTCGGTCGGGCCGTAGGCGTTGATCATGCGGCGGCCTTGCGACCACTTCGCCGCCAGCGCGGCGGTGCAGGCATCGCCGCCGACCACCAGCGTCTGCAGGTGCGGGAACTCGCCGTGCGGCAGGGTCGCGAGCGCGGCGGGCGGAATCAGCGCGTGGCTCACGGCCTGCTTCTCGAGCAGATCGGCCAGCTCCGTGCCGAGCAGTTGCTCCGGCCCCGGCACCACCAGCGCGGCACCGGCGCCAAAGGCCATCAGCTGGTCCATCACCGACGCGTCGAAGCCGCTGGAGGAGAACTGCAGCACGCGCGAGCCGTGGCCGATGACGAGCCGCTCCGCCATCGCGGTGCCGAGGCTGCCCAGGCCCGCATGCGGCACCACCACGCCCTTGGGCATGCCGGTGGAGCCGGAGGTGTAGATGAGGTAGGCGGCATCCTGTGGATTGGCCGCATGCACCAGCGGCGTATCCGACTGGATGGCCAGCGCGGCAACCATGCTGTCGCTGTCGAGCGCGATGCAGCGGGGAACGCCGACCAGCTCGGGCAACAGCGCATCGTGCGTCAGCACCGCGGCGGGCGCGGCCTCCTCGAACACGAAGGCGCTGCGCGCGGCCATGTGGTTGGGGTCGATGGGCAGGTAGGCCGCGCCGGCCTTCACGATGGCCAAGTGCGCCACGATGAGGTCGAGCGAACGCGGCAGCACTGTCGCGACGATGGCGCCAACCCCGATGCCTTGCGCACGCAGCAGGTGCGAGAGCCGGTTGGCGCGTGCATCGAGTTCGGCGTAGCTGACGGTCGCGTCGTCGAGCACCACTGCATCTGCAAGCGGGCGCTCCGCGGCATGCGAGGCCACCATGTCGGCGAACGAGAGCGGCGCAAGGTCGCGCGTGCGGCCGCTCCAGTCGGACAGCAGGCGGTCGGTTTCTTCCGCGCTCAGGATGGCGAGGCCACTCACCGCATCGTCGGGCGCCTCGCAGGCCTCTTCCAGCAAACGCACCAGCCGCGCGCCCATGGCCTCGACCGTGCTGCGCTCGAACAGGTCGGTGCTGTACTGGATGCCGCCGGAGATGCCGCCCGGCAGGCCATCGGCACCGCGTTGCTCGCCGAGGATGAACGACAGGTCGAACTTCGCGGTGTCGATGGCCACCGGCTGCGGCGCGATCGACAGGCCCGGCAGGCTGAACGACAGGCGGCTCGTGCCCTGGAAGCCCAGCATGACCTGGAACAGCGGCAGGTTGGCGCGCGAGCGGCCCGGACGCAGCAGCTCCACGAGGCGGTCGTACGGAAACTCCTGGTTCGCATAGGCCGCGAGGTTGGTGGCGCGCACGCGCGAGACCAGCTCGCGCAGGCTCGGCTGGCCCGAGGTGTCAGTGCGCAGCACCAGCGTGTTGACGAAGCAGCCGATGAGTTCGTCCAGCGCATGGTCGCTGCGCCCCGCGACCGGGCTGCCGATGACGATGTCGTCGCCCGCGCCGAGGCGGCTCAGGAGGCCCGCGAGTGCGGCCTGCAGCACCATGAAGACGCTGGCCTGCCCGTCGCGCGCCAGTTGCAGGATGCGTTCATGCACATGCGACGGAATCTGCAGCGGGACCACATCGCCGCGGTAGGTCGGCACGAGCGGCCGTGCGTGGTCGACGGGCAGCGCCAGTTGCTCGGGCAGGTCGCTCAGCGAGGAACGCCAGAACTCACGCTGGCGGCCGGCCATGCTCTCGGCATCGTCTTCGCTGCCGAGCAGCTCCTGCTGCCACAGCGCGTAGTCGGCGTATTGCAGCGGCAGCGGCTCCCAGCCCGGCGCCTTGCCTTCGCAGCGCGCGGCATAGGCCACGCTGATGTCGCGCGCTAGCGGCAGCAGCGAGGCGCCATCGCCGGCAATGTGGTGCGTGAGCAGCAGCAGCACGTGTTCGTCGCCGGCGAGCTTGAACAGGTAGACGCGCAAGGGCGCCGCGCTGCCGAGATCGAAGGCATGGCCCGCAGCGGCGTGAAGCTGCGCCGCGATTTCTTCTTCGCTGCTGTCGGCCTCGATCACCGCCGGACGCGCATCCGCGCCGTCGAGGATGTGCTGGTACGGCAGCCCGTCTTCGTTCGGGTAGACCGTGCGCAGGCTCTCGTGGCGCTGCACCAGGTCGCCGAGCGCCGCATGCAATGCGGTGCGATCGAGCACACCCGACAGGCGCAGCGCGAGCGGCATGTTGTAGGCCGGGTTCGCGCCTTCGAGCTGGTTCATCAGCCACAGGCGGCGCTGCGCGAAGGACAGCGGAATGCGCGCGGGGCGCGGCATCGGAGTCAGGCTCGGACGGGCGACCGATTCCTGGTCGAGCAGCTCGGCAAGGCCCGCGATGGTGGAGACCTGGAACAGCGTGTCGACCGGCAGGTCGATCATGAATTGCTGCCGGATCATCGACATGAGCTGCACGATCATCAGCGAGTGGCCGCCGAGTTCGAAGAAGTTGTCGTTGACACCGACGCGCGGCAAATGCAGCGTCTCGGCCCAGAGGCCGGCCAGGATCTTTTCGGTCGGCGTGCGCGGCGCGGCGTACGGCGTGGCGGCCTGCACTTCGGGGGGCGGCAGCGCCTTGCGGTCGAGCTTGCCGCTGGGTCCGAGCGGCAGCGACGGGAGGCTGACGAAGGCCGAAGGCACCATGTACTCGGGCAGCGATTGCGCGAGGCGCGTGCGCAGTTCGGCCGCTTGCGGATCGGCAGCGTCCGTCGCAACGACGTAGGCCACGAGACGCTTTTCGCCCGGTACGTCTTCGCGCGCCACCACGGCGGCCTGCGCGACTTGCGGATGCTGCAGCAGCACGGATTCGATCTCTCCCGGCTCGATGCGCAGGCCCCGGATCTTCACCTGCTGGTCGGCGCGGCCGAGGAAGTCAAGGCTGCCGTCCTTGCGCCAGCGCGCGAGGTCGCCGGTGCGGTACATGCGGCTGCCGGGTGTGCCGTAGGGGTTGGCGATGAAACGCTCGGCGCTCAGCAACGGGCGCTTGAGGTAGCCGCGTGCGAGGCCGACGCCCGCGATGTACAGCTCGCCAGTCACGCCGGCCGGCACGGGCTGCAGGCCGCTGTCGAGCACGTGCATCTGGGTGTTCCAGATCGGGCGGCCGATGGGAACGCTCGAGGCTTCTGCGTCGTCCGTGCGTTCGCACTCCCACGAGGTGACGTCGACCGCGGCCTCGGTCGGACCGTAGAGGTTGTGCAGCTCGCACGAGAGGTGCTGCTGGAACTGCGATTGCAGCGCGGGCGACAAGGCTTCGCCGCTGCAGATCACGCGGCGCAGCGTGGTGCATGCGCCCGCCGTGGGCTCGAGCAGGAAGACCTCGAGCATCGACGGCACGAAGTGGATCGTGGTGATGCCCTCCTCCGCGATCAGCCCCGCGAGGTAGGCCGCATCCTTGTGGCCGCCCGGTTTCGCAAGCACCAGCGTGGCACCGTCGATCAGCGGCCAGAAGAACTCCCACACCGACACGTCGAAGCTGGAAGGCGTCTTCTGCAGCACGCGGTCGTCGGCCTGAAGGCCGTAGCGGTCCTGCATCCAGCGCAGGCGGTTGACGATGGCGCGGTGCGACACGACCGCACCCTTGGGCATGCCGGTCGAGCCCGAGGTGTAGATCACATAGGCCGGATGCGAAGGGTCGATCGCGATGCCCGGGTTGGTGTCGTTGCAACTCTCCAGATCCGCAATCGTTTGCGCTACATCGAGCAGCAATGTGGGGGCGGCTGCCGGCAGCGACTCCGCGAGGGCTTCGGTCGTGACGAGGCACACGGGCTGCGCATCGCCGAGCATGAAGGCGATGCGGTCCGCCGGGAAATCCGGATCGACCGGCAGGTAGGCCGCGCCGGTCTTCAACGTGGCGAGCAAGGCAATCATCAGGTCCATCGAACGCGGGATCGCGAGCGCCACGGTGCGCTCCGGGCCAGCGCCGCGTGCGCGCAGCAGGTGGGCGAGACGGTTGGCGCGGCGGTTCAGTTCTTCGTTGTTCATCGCCTCGCCGTCGAAGCGCAATGCGATGGCTTGCGGATCGGCTGCGAGCTGCGCTTCGATCAACGCGGTGAGATGGGTGTCGGGCACGGCGTGGGCCGTGTCGTTCCACTCGACCAGCAATTGCTGCCGCTCTTCGGCACCGAGCAGGTCGATCTGGCCGACGGCCTGCAACGGCAGGCGGATCACGGCGTCGATGAAGGCAAGCAGCCGGCGCTGGTGATCGGCCAGTTCCTCTGCGGTGTGCACCGCGGGGTTGGCGTCGAAGTCGATCTGCAGGTCCTGCCCGTTGCCGCGCTCGTACAGGAAGATGCCGAGGTCCTCGGCCGTGCCGTTCGAGAGGTTGCGCGGCTTCGCGGCATGGCCCGCAAAGCGGAAGTCGTAGTCGAAGGGCTCGACGTTGACCACGGTGGTGAAGAGCTGCCGGTTGTTCACCAGCATGTTGAGGTCGCTGCGCAAATGCTCGTAGCGATACGACTGGTGCCGCAGGATCTGCCGCATCTGCCGGCCGACTTCGCGGATCAGTTCCGGAATCGGCAGGTCCGCGCGCATCGCCAGGCGCAGCGGCAGCGCGTTGGCCACCATCGCGGGCACGCGGCGCATGCGGTCGTTGTGGCGCGCGGTGACGGGGATGCCGATTGCCATGTCCTCGATGCCCGTTGCGCGGTACAGGTAGGCCGCGGTGGTGGCGATGAGGATTTGCGGCAGCGTGGTGCCGAGCTCTTGCGCGATGGTCTGCAGGGCTTGCACGCTGGCCGCCGGCAGGTGCACCGTCTGGCGCAAGAGGCCACCGACGTTGACCGAGCGGTGCGAGGCGAGGCTCAACGGATCGGGTGCATCGGCGAAGCGCTCGGTCCAGTACTGGCGGTCGCGCGGGAAGCGGCCGGACTCGCGATAGGCATGTTCTTCGTCGGCCAGCTGCGAGATCGGTGCAAGGCGCGAGTCTTCGGGCACCGCTGCGTTGTTGTCGACCATCGCGGTGTAGATGTCGGCGAAGCGGCGTGCGATGAGGCCGCCGCTGAAGCCGTCGAGCGCGATGTGATGGCTGCGGTGGTACCAGATGTGGCGATCGGGCGCGAGGCGGATCAGCGCGGACAGCCACAGCTGCCCGTGCGCGAGGTCGATGCTGCGGGTGTAGTCCGCATGCATCCAGCGCTCGGCCTCGGCCTGCGGATCGCTCTCGCCGCTGAGGTCGAGGTAGGGGATCTCGCCGGTGAAAACGGGCGCGACGACCTGTCGTGGCCCTTGCGGGGTATCGATGAAGCTCAGGCGCGTGGCCTCGACTTCATCGGCCACCTGTCGCATGGCCGCCAGGAAGATCGCGGGGTCGATCTCGCCTGCGATGTCGATGGCTTCGGCGAGATTGAAATTGGTGTCGGGCGACGCGAACTTTGCGCCGAGCCACATCGCCATCTGCCCCGAGGTAAGGGGGGCGGTGCGGCCCAGCTGATCGACGGTACTCATGCACTTCTCCAGGTCTTGAGTGAAATTGGCAACGATGCATGTGCGCGTGAAATGGACGCGTCGTGCATCGGCCGCTCAAGGAGAAATGCCGGTGCTCCGCGGTAACAATCCGTTCACATTGCCAGTCCACTGTACAAGTGGTTTCAACACTTTCAGTGACGGTTTTAGGGAAGAAAACATTTCACGAACGTCTTTGAGCGCGAAAGATTTCATCCCGAAGTTGCGACCTGAATCGCGGCTTTCGGAATCGAAGGCTTTCATCGTATTTCGCGCGTCATGCACCCCAAAAGAATGTTGCGATGCAGCAACTGGGCGAGAAAGCTGTAGGGGAATCTCTCGGCGTGTTACTCGCGCAGTCGCGCGCGCTTGCACCGCGCGGCGCGTACTTTGGTGGTCGAACTTCAGCCGCGCTCGGAGAACAGCGCCGTGATCACCTGCCGCAACCAACGGTTGGCCGGGTCGCCCTCGAAGCGCTTGCTCCAGTGCAGCGACACGCTGAAATCGCGCAGCGGAAACGGCGGCTCGACGATCGCGTAGCCGCCCTCCTCCGCAAACCCTCGCGCGATGTTGCGCGGCATCACCACCGCGAGATCGGTGGCGCGCACGATGGCCGGTAGCACCATGAAGTGCTCGGTCGTGAGGCGCAGGCGGTCTTCGAGGTTGAGCAACTGCAAGATGCGCAGCGTGTCGGCGTGCGTGCGCACCGCCACGTAGTCGAGCTCCTGCAGCGCCTCGAGCAGCGCCTGCCCCTTGCGCCGGCGCTTCACAAAGGGATGGCCCTTGCGCAGCAGCACGATGTAGCGGTCTTTCAGAAGATGCGTGCGCTGCGTGTCGCGCACGGTCGAGAGAAAGCCGAAGGCGAAATCGATGCGGCCGCTGTCGAGTGCGGGCGCAACCTCCGCAGGCAAGAGCGGCAGGGTCTCCAGCCGCACGCCGGGCGCCAGCTCGCCGAGCCGCGCCATCAGCGCGGGCAGGAAGCGCCCCTCGCCGATGTCGCTCATGTGAATACGAAAGCTCTTGCGCGACACCTGGGGCTCGAAGCGATCGGGCTCGTGCAGCGCCGCTTCGATCGTGCCGAGCGCCGCCTGCACCGCCACCGCGAGCCGGTCGGCGCGCGGCGTGGGCGCCACGCCGCCGGGGGCACGCGTGAAGAGCGCGTCTTTCAAAAGCAGCCGCAGCCGTCCCAGCCCATGGCTTGCCGCAGGCTGCGTGAGGCCCAGCGACTCCGCGGCGCGGCTCACGCTGCGCTCGCGGTAGACCGCATCGAACAGGCGCAGCAGATTGAGGTCGACCGAGTCGATATGCATGCCATTCATATTACTTAGCTTGATTATTTTATTGAAGGCAAACCTTGCGGCACGCACACTGGCGAGCGGTTTTCAGCCGACCTCCCAGTCGGCCCGTTGGAACACCCCACGAAAAGAAGGAGACACGACATGGCCAGACTCCGTCTGCATGCGGCCCTCGCCGCGCTGCTCTTCGCATCCGCTGCCACATGGGCCCAGCAGCCACCCGCCGAGGAGCCGGGCTGGGCCAAGGGCCGGCCGAAGAACGAAGCGGCCACGCGCCTGGCGCCGGTGCCCTCCTTCCCGATTCCCACAGCGCCCGACCAGCTGCCCACCGCCAAGTTCAAGCTGCCGCCGGGCTTCAAGGTCGAGACCTGGGCCTCGGGGGTGCTCGATGCGCGCGAGTTGCGCCAGGGCGCCAAGGGCACGGTCTTCGTGAGCACGCTGTTCGTGGGCAACAAGGTCTATGCCATTGCCGAGAAGGGCGACCGCAAGCCAAAGACCATCATCGACAAGACCGAGTTCGCCACCGGCATCGAGTTCTACAAGGGCGCGCTGTTCCTCGCCACGCACAAGCAGATCGTGCGTTACGACGGCATCGAGGACAAGCTGGACAACCCCGGAACGCCGGTGGTGCTCAACGACAAGCTGCCCGGCGGCCAGGACCACAGCTGGCGGTACCTGCGCATGCACAACGACAAGCTCTACTACGCGGTCGGCGCGCCCTGCAACCTGTGCGAGCCTGACGACGCGCACGCGCGCATCTTCCGCATGAACCCCGACGGCAGCGGCATCGAGACGGTGGCGCGCGGCGTGCGCAACACGGTGGGCTTCGACTTCGACCCGAAGACCGGCAACCTCTGGTTCACCGACAACGGCCGCGACTGGCTCAGCGAAGACCTGCCCAACGACGAGCTCAACGTGGTGACCAAGCCCGACCAGCACTTCGGCTACCCGTACTGCCACCAGGGCAACATCCTCGATTCGGAATTCGGCTGGGGCAAGCGCTGCGACGACTACCAGAAGCCCGCGGCCCTGCTCGGCCCGCACGCCGCCGCACTTGGCCTCACGTTCTACAACGGCAAGAGTTTCCCGGCCAAGTACCGCGGCGCCATGTTCATCGCGCGCCACGGCCCGTGGAACCGCACCACCAAGTACGCCGACATCGCGGTCGCCTGGCCCGACGGCAAGGGCGGCGCGAAGATCGAGCCCTTCATGACGGGCTTCGTCGAGAACAACACCTACC
This region of Variovorax sp. RKNM96 genomic DNA includes:
- a CDS encoding glycosyltransferase family 2 protein; the encoded protein is MSFPFGAVVVTYFPTGEQVANLHSLAASCPHLCVVDNTPQVGDWHAALVDAGVSVLHNGNRGGIAGAFNRGIIDLEARGAELFFLLDQDSKLPPGYFDAMCEAAMVARERKGEGNGEEDAAFLIGPLVHDTNLDALIPQFGLQGKRVYQFDLRQPFTEPLMRCAFMISSGSLISRGAWARIGRFDERYVIDHVDTDYCMRALGRGVPLYLNPHVVLRHQIGDIRARSLFGWKIHFINYPAARRYYIARNAIDLSRAHVRAFPAILFINVYTLKQILPMLMFERDRFKKTIALMLGCFDGLFGRLGGLGEVHPRMGKYLGRSD
- a CDS encoding MbtH family protein, whose translation is MSNPFDDKNASFQVLVNDEGQHSLWPAFIAVPAGWQVALAPTDRDACSAYIAANWQDMRPRSLVVATAAG
- a CDS encoding nucleotide disphospho-sugar-binding domain-containing protein, which encodes MARYLIAATALPGHVLPMLAIAQHLVNQGHEVRVHTASQFRAQAEATGAGFTPFERTIDFDYRDLDKRFPERQRIASAHAQLCFGLKHFFADAMAAQHAGLQSILEDFEADAIVVDTMFCGTFPLLLGKEREDRPAIVGIGISALPLSSCDTAFFGTALPPSSTPEGRVRNKAMNANLKQAMFGEVQRYFDTLLARSGLAALPDFFVDAMVKLPDLYLQLTAPSFEYPRSDLPASVHFVGPLLSPASRDFTPPEWWHELDDGRSVVLVTQGTLANQNPSQLIGPTLQALAGDKNILVIATTGGPVPPALTVNLPANARVVPFLPYDRLLPKLHAMVTNGGYGSVNHALSLGVPLVVAGTSEEKPEIAARVAWSGAGINLATGQPTARQVGDAVRKVLGNSTYRQRAAVLREDFACHRALTGIAGALEALLQTFASAEMA
- a CDS encoding non-ribosomal peptide synthetase: MSTVDQLGRTAPLTSGQMAMWLGAKFASPDTNFNLAEAIDIAGEIDPAIFLAAMRQVADEVEATRLSFIDTPQGPRQVVAPVFTGEIPYLDLSGESDPQAEAERWMHADYTRSIDLAHGQLWLSALIRLAPDRHIWYHRSHHIALDGFSGGLIARRFADIYTAMVDNNAAVPEDSRLAPISQLADEEHAYRESGRFPRDRQYWTERFADAPDPLSLASHRSVNVGGLLRQTVHLPAASVQALQTIAQELGTTLPQILIATTAAYLYRATGIEDMAIGIPVTARHNDRMRRVPAMVANALPLRLAMRADLPIPELIREVGRQMRQILRHQSYRYEHLRSDLNMLVNNRQLFTTVVNVEPFDYDFRFAGHAAKPRNLSNGTAEDLGIFLYERGNGQDLQIDFDANPAVHTAEELADHQRRLLAFIDAVIRLPLQAVGQIDLLGAEERQQLLVEWNDTAHAVPDTHLTALIEAQLAADPQAIALRFDGEAMNNEELNRRANRLAHLLRARGAGPERTVALAIPRSMDLMIALLATLKTGAAYLPVDPDFPADRIAFMLGDAQPVCLVTTEALAESLPAAAPTLLLDVAQTIADLESCNDTNPGIAIDPSHPAYVIYTSGSTGMPKGAVVSHRAIVNRLRWMQDRYGLQADDRVLQKTPSSFDVSVWEFFWPLIDGATLVLAKPGGHKDAAYLAGLIAEEGITTIHFVPSMLEVFLLEPTAGACTTLRRVICSGEALSPALQSQFQQHLSCELHNLYGPTEAAVDVTSWECERTDDAEASSVPIGRPIWNTQMHVLDSGLQPVPAGVTGELYIAGVGLARGYLKRPLLSAERFIANPYGTPGSRMYRTGDLARWRKDGSLDFLGRADQQVKIRGLRIEPGEIESVLLQHPQVAQAAVVAREDVPGEKRLVAYVVATDAADPQAAELRTRLAQSLPEYMVPSAFVSLPSLPLGPSGKLDRKALPPPEVQAATPYAAPRTPTEKILAGLWAETLHLPRVGVNDNFFELGGHSLMIVQLMSMIRQQFMIDLPVDTLFQVSTIAGLAELLDQESVARPSLTPMPRPARIPLSFAQRRLWLMNQLEGANPAYNMPLALRLSGVLDRTALHAALGDLVQRHESLRTVYPNEDGLPYQHILDGADARPAVIEADSSEEEIAAQLHAAAGHAFDLGSAAPLRVYLFKLAGDEHVLLLLTHHIAGDGASLLPLARDISVAYAARCEGKAPGWEPLPLQYADYALWQQELLGSEDDAESMAGRQREFWRSSLSDLPEQLALPVDHARPLVPTYRGDVVPLQIPSHVHERILQLARDGQASVFMVLQAALAGLLSRLGAGDDIVIGSPVAGRSDHALDELIGCFVNTLVLRTDTSGQPSLRELVSRVRATNLAAYANQEFPYDRLVELLRPGRSRANLPLFQVMLGFQGTSRLSFSLPGLSIAPQPVAIDTAKFDLSFILGEQRGADGLPGGISGGIQYSTDLFERSTVEAMGARLVRLLEEACEAPDDAVSGLAILSAEETDRLLSDWSGRTRDLAPLSFADMVASHAAERPLADAVVLDDATVSYAELDARANRLSHLLRAQGIGVGAIVATVLPRSLDLIVAHLAIVKAGAAYLPIDPNHMAARSAFVFEEAAPAAVLTHDALLPELVGVPRCIALDSDSMVAALAIQSDTPLVHAANPQDAAYLIYTSGSTGMPKGVVVPHAGLGSLGTAMAERLVIGHGSRVLQFSSSGFDASVMDQLMAFGAGAALVVPGPEQLLGTELADLLEKQAVSHALIPPAALATLPHGEFPHLQTLVVGGDACTAALAAKWSQGRRMINAYGPTEITICASMSAPMTAEELPSIGQPIWNTRMYVLDSALQPVPPGVAGELYIAGSGVARGYLNRPALSAERFIADPHGAPGSRMYRSGDLARWRADGTLDFLGRADQQVKIRGFRIEPGEIESVLLKHPLITQAAVIAREDVPGEKRLVAYFVAGSEPQPTELRAHMAQALPDYMVPSAFVRLPSLPLTQSGKLDKKALPVPDQQPAALYVEPRTPTEKLLAGLWSETLHLERVGIHDNFFEIGGHSLMAIQLGMRIRQQVRADFPHAEVYNRPTIADLAAWLDNEGGTVEALDLSRELDLPAHIRPQATAPKLAPRRVFLTGASGFVGSHLLAALLRDTAACVVCHVRAPDEQAGEQRLKRTLAQRQLGAIWDNARIKVVTGDLGKPRLGLDDAAVQLVRDGCDAIYHCAAQVDFLHPYASLKPANVDSVVTLLEWTAQGRAKSMHYVSTLAVIDQNNKEDTITEQSALASWSGLVDGYSQSKWVGDALAREAQARGMPVAIYRLGAVTGDHTHAICNADDLIWRVAHLYADLEAIPDMDLPLNLTPVDDVARAILGLAAQEASWGQVFHLMSQAALRVRDIPHVFERMGMRLEPVGLEPWLQRAHARLAVAHDRDLAAVLAILDRYDTTATPPQVSGAATHAQLEAIGAPIRPVDRDLLQRYFVDLGIDTKARRALETTTS
- a CDS encoding LysR family transcriptional regulator gives rise to the protein MNGMHIDSVDLNLLRLFDAVYRERSVSRAAESLGLTQPAASHGLGRLRLLLKDALFTRAPGGVAPTPRADRLAVAVQAALGTIEAALHEPDRFEPQVSRKSFRIHMSDIGEGRFLPALMARLGELAPGVRLETLPLLPAEVAPALDSGRIDFAFGFLSTVRDTQRTHLLKDRYIVLLRKGHPFVKRRRKGQALLEALQELDYVAVRTHADTLRILQLLNLEDRLRLTTEHFMVLPAIVRATDLAVVMPRNIARGFAEEGGYAIVEPPFPLRDFSVSLHWSKRFEGDPANRWLRQVITALFSERG